The following are encoded together in the Streptomyces rapamycinicus NRRL 5491 genome:
- a CDS encoding glycoside hydrolase family 127 protein has translation MSAGPIRLSREAHTALRPATSARITGGFWAARRRVNAEVSVPQGPDRLERAGNLANLRAAAGAAPEESGFRGDFPFQDSDVHKWLEAASWQLADGAEGPAEEELSRQVERLAGLVAAAQAEDGYLQTYYQLGPDARRWADPHWGHELYCAGHLLQAAVAHHRATGRDGLLDVAVRYADLIDATFGPGKDETVCGHPEIETALVELYRETGERRYLDLAGYFVDRRGRGSLGEGPPDGSPGPRPGAPYWQDHVPVREATAVAGHAVRQLYLLAGAADVAAETGDEGLRDALVRLWEDMAATKSHLTGGVGSRHELESFGDAYELPPDRAYAETCAAVAAIHFGWRMALLTGEARYGDLVERTLFNGFASGVSIDGERWLYVNPLRVRHDGENHKDDANRKAATGDRSAHRTSWFRCACCPPNVMRLLASLPHYMASGDAEGLQLHQYASGSYEAGGGAVRVGTGYPWEGRIAVVVDAAPPEADWTLSLRIPHWARTYEATVGGEPVAERAENGWLRLRRRWRPGETVVLSLPLDPRLTRPDPRIDGVRGCAAIECGPLVYCLEQSDQPAGPRLDDIGLDPDAELITEHRPELLGRVTVITALALPHTAARDGWWPYRSDGAGPGGAAGGAKAPEPVPVTAIPYYAWANREPGAMRVWIPVRDQPG, from the coding sequence ATGTCCGCAGGTCCGATCCGGCTCTCCCGGGAAGCGCACACCGCGCTCCGCCCGGCCACCTCCGCGCGGATCACCGGCGGCTTCTGGGCCGCCAGACGCCGCGTCAACGCCGAGGTGAGCGTTCCCCAGGGGCCGGACCGGCTGGAGCGGGCGGGCAATCTCGCCAACCTCCGGGCCGCCGCGGGAGCGGCGCCGGAGGAGTCCGGCTTCCGGGGCGACTTCCCGTTCCAGGACTCCGATGTGCACAAGTGGCTGGAGGCGGCGTCCTGGCAGCTGGCGGACGGCGCCGAGGGACCGGCCGAGGAGGAGCTGTCCCGGCAGGTGGAGCGGCTGGCCGGGCTGGTCGCGGCCGCCCAGGCCGAGGACGGCTATCTGCAGACGTACTACCAGCTGGGCCCGGACGCCCGGCGATGGGCGGATCCGCACTGGGGGCACGAGCTGTACTGCGCGGGCCATCTCCTCCAGGCCGCGGTCGCCCACCACCGGGCCACCGGCCGGGACGGGCTGCTCGATGTGGCGGTGCGGTACGCCGATCTGATCGACGCCACCTTCGGGCCCGGCAAGGACGAGACGGTGTGCGGACATCCGGAGATCGAGACCGCGCTGGTCGAGCTGTACCGGGAGACCGGTGAGCGGCGGTACCTCGATCTGGCCGGGTACTTCGTGGACCGGCGCGGGCGGGGCAGCCTCGGCGAGGGTCCGCCGGACGGCTCGCCCGGCCCACGCCCCGGGGCGCCGTACTGGCAGGACCACGTCCCGGTGCGGGAGGCGACGGCGGTCGCCGGTCACGCGGTGCGCCAGCTGTACCTCCTGGCCGGGGCCGCCGATGTGGCGGCGGAGACCGGCGACGAGGGGCTGCGGGACGCCCTGGTGCGGCTCTGGGAGGACATGGCCGCGACAAAGAGCCATCTGACCGGCGGGGTGGGCTCCCGCCATGAGCTGGAGTCCTTCGGGGACGCGTACGAGCTGCCGCCGGACCGGGCGTACGCCGAGACCTGCGCGGCCGTCGCCGCCATCCACTTCGGCTGGCGGATGGCGCTGCTGACCGGCGAGGCCCGCTACGGCGATCTGGTGGAGCGGACCCTGTTCAACGGCTTCGCGTCGGGGGTGTCGATCGACGGTGAGCGCTGGCTCTATGTGAATCCGCTACGGGTCCGCCACGACGGTGAGAACCATAAGGACGATGCGAACCGTAAGGCCGCCACCGGGGACCGGAGCGCCCACCGGACGTCGTGGTTCCGGTGTGCCTGCTGCCCGCCCAATGTGATGCGGCTGCTGGCCTCGCTGCCGCACTACATGGCGAGCGGCGACGCCGAGGGGCTCCAGCTGCACCAGTACGCGTCCGGCTCGTACGAGGCGGGCGGCGGGGCGGTACGGGTGGGGACCGGCTACCCCTGGGAGGGGCGGATCGCGGTGGTCGTGGACGCGGCCCCGCCGGAGGCGGACTGGACGCTGTCGCTGCGCATCCCGCACTGGGCGCGGACGTACGAGGCGACGGTCGGCGGGGAGCCGGTGGCCGAGCGGGCCGAGAACGGCTGGCTGCGGCTGCGGCGGCGCTGGCGGCCCGGTGAGACGGTCGTGCTGAGCCTGCCCCTCGATCCCCGGCTCACCCGGCCCGATCCGCGGATCGACGGGGTGCGCGGCTGTGCCGCGATCGAGTGCGGCCCGCTGGTGTACTGCCTGGAGCAGTCCGATCAGCCCGCCGGGCCGCGGCTGGACGACATCGGCCTCGACCCGGATGCCGAGCTGATCACCGAGCACCGGCCGGAGCTGCTGGGCAGGGTGACCGTGATCACCGCCCTGGCCCTGCCCCACACCGCCGCGCGCGACGGCTGGTGGCCGTACCGGAGCGACGGCGCGGGCCCCGGCGGCGCCGCGGGCGGCGCGAAGGCCCCCGAGCCGGTCCCGGTGACCGCGATCCCGTACTACGCGTGGGCGAACCGCGAGCCCGGCGCGATGCGGGTGTGGATCCCGGTCCGGGACCAGCCCGGCTGA
- a CDS encoding ABC transporter substrate-binding protein, translated as MFARSALPPVIAVAAVSALLAGCTSTKSSGSGGKDISLVNSGKLTTCTHLPYPPFQSKQGKKIVGFDVDMVDLVASALHVKQEIVDTPFEGIQSGEDLNTNQCDVAAAGMTITEVREKNLDFSAPYFEATQALLTTKGKPFKSLADLKGKKLAVQQGTTGEAYAQKHAKGAKLVQFEDLALLLTAVKTGQTDAGINDNGVLYDYVKDNPDTAVAAEFDTGEQYGIAVRTGNDALRKKINAVLKDARADGSYDRIYKKWFGTAPKK; from the coding sequence GTGTTCGCTCGCTCCGCGTTGCCGCCCGTCATAGCCGTCGCCGCCGTATCCGCCCTGCTGGCCGGGTGCACCAGCACCAAGTCGTCGGGGTCCGGCGGCAAGGACATCAGCCTGGTGAACTCCGGGAAGCTCACGACCTGCACTCACCTCCCCTACCCGCCGTTCCAGTCCAAGCAGGGCAAGAAGATCGTCGGCTTCGATGTGGACATGGTCGATCTCGTGGCCTCCGCGCTCCATGTGAAGCAGGAGATCGTGGACACGCCCTTCGAGGGCATCCAGTCCGGGGAGGACCTCAACACCAACCAGTGCGACGTGGCCGCCGCCGGGATGACCATCACCGAGGTGCGCGAGAAGAACCTGGACTTCTCCGCCCCCTATTTCGAGGCCACCCAGGCGCTGCTCACCACCAAGGGCAAGCCGTTCAAGTCCCTCGCCGACCTCAAGGGCAAGAAGCTCGCGGTCCAGCAGGGGACCACCGGTGAGGCCTACGCCCAGAAGCACGCCAAGGGCGCGAAGCTGGTCCAGTTCGAAGACCTCGCGCTGCTGCTGACCGCCGTCAAGACCGGCCAGACCGACGCCGGCATCAATGACAACGGTGTGCTCTACGACTACGTCAAGGACAACCCCGACACCGCGGTGGCGGCCGAGTTCGACACCGGGGAGCAGTACGGCATCGCCGTGCGGACCGGCAATGACGCACTGCGCAAGAAGATCAACGCGGTGCTCAAGGACGCGCGCGCGGACGGCTCCTACGACCGTATCTACAAGAAGTGGTTCGGCACCGCGCCCAAGAAGTGA
- a CDS encoding amino acid ABC transporter permease — protein MAMTRRQRARAIRAVQYAVLVALLLAIVLAADWGELRRAFFDAEVARSLFPDIITTALVNTVVYTLLGFGFGLVLGVVLALMRLSQVPPYRWLAVAYIEFFRGVPALLVFIALGFGVPLAFQVALDRYVTVMLALGLVGAAYIAETMRAGIQAVPKGQMEAARSLGMSHSRAMASIIIPQAFRIVLPPLTNELVLLTKDSSLVYLLGLSLDQYELSKFGRDALNQHRSLTPILVAGVCYLIITVPLGHLVRRLEARSAKAR, from the coding sequence ATGGCAATGACCCGCCGGCAGCGGGCGCGGGCGATACGAGCGGTGCAGTACGCCGTGCTCGTCGCCCTGCTGCTCGCCATCGTCCTGGCCGCCGACTGGGGTGAACTGCGGCGCGCGTTCTTCGACGCCGAGGTCGCCCGGTCCCTGTTTCCCGACATCATCACCACCGCCCTGGTCAACACCGTCGTCTACACCCTGCTCGGCTTCGGCTTCGGCCTGGTCCTCGGGGTGGTGCTGGCGCTGATGCGGCTCTCGCAGGTGCCGCCGTACCGCTGGCTGGCGGTGGCCTACATCGAGTTCTTCCGCGGAGTGCCCGCGCTGCTGGTGTTCATCGCGCTCGGCTTCGGGGTGCCGCTAGCCTTCCAGGTGGCGCTGGACCGGTATGTCACGGTCATGCTGGCGCTGGGGCTCGTCGGCGCCGCCTACATCGCGGAGACGATGCGGGCGGGCATCCAGGCGGTGCCCAAGGGGCAGATGGAGGCGGCGCGTTCGCTGGGCATGTCCCACAGCAGGGCGATGGCCTCGATCATCATCCCGCAGGCGTTCCGGATCGTCCTGCCGCCGCTCACCAATGAACTGGTGCTGCTGACCAAGGACTCCTCCCTGGTCTATCTGCTGGGGCTCTCCCTGGACCAGTACGAGCTGTCCAAGTTCGGCCGGGACGCGCTCAATCAGCACCGCAGCCTCACCCCGATCCTGGTCGCCGGGGTGTGCTACCTGATCATCACCGTTCCGCTCGGCCACCTGGTGCGCCGGCTCGAGGCACGTTCGGCGAAGGCGAGGTGA
- a CDS encoding amino acid ABC transporter ATP-binding protein — MKETTEAKGTGEADGIAIRVAGLHKSFGELEVLKGIDLTVRRGEVVCVIGPSGSGKSTLLRCVNLLEEPTSGSVAVAGTEVTDPDVDIDRVRRRIGMVFQAFNLFPHLTALENLTIAQRRVLRRDKAEAARIGRETLRRVGLSDKESVYPAQLSGGQQQRVAIARALSMDPELMLFDEPTSALDPELVGDVLAVMRALADEGMTMLVVTHEMSFAREVADRVVFMDDGVIVEEGGPEQVVSDPVHPRTRAFLTRVLNPAAARVGEVPDTGPHGARIDR; from the coding sequence ATGAAGGAGACGACGGAGGCGAAGGGGACCGGCGAGGCGGACGGCATCGCCATCCGGGTGGCGGGTCTGCACAAGTCCTTCGGTGAGCTGGAGGTGCTCAAGGGCATCGATCTCACCGTCCGGCGGGGCGAGGTGGTCTGTGTCATCGGCCCCTCGGGATCCGGCAAGTCGACGCTGCTGCGCTGTGTGAACCTCCTGGAGGAGCCGACCTCGGGCTCGGTCGCCGTGGCGGGGACCGAGGTCACCGACCCGGATGTGGACATCGACCGGGTGCGGCGGCGGATCGGCATGGTCTTCCAGGCGTTCAACCTCTTTCCGCATCTGACGGCGCTGGAGAACCTCACCATCGCCCAGCGGCGGGTGCTGCGCCGCGACAAGGCGGAGGCGGCGCGGATCGGCCGGGAGACCCTGCGGCGGGTCGGCCTGAGCGACAAGGAGTCGGTCTATCCGGCGCAGCTGTCGGGCGGACAGCAGCAGCGGGTGGCCATCGCCCGGGCGCTGTCGATGGACCCGGAGCTGATGCTGTTCGACGAGCCGACCTCGGCGCTCGATCCGGAGCTGGTCGGCGATGTGCTCGCGGTGATGCGCGCCCTGGCCGACGAGGGCATGACGATGCTGGTCGTCACCCATGAGATGAGCTTCGCGCGGGAGGTCGCCGACCGGGTCGTGTTCATGGACGACGGGGTGATCGTGGAGGAGGGCGGACCGGAGCAGGTCGTGTCCGATCCGGTCCACCCCCGCACCCGGGCCTTTCTCACCCGGGTGCTGAACCCGGCCGCGGCGCGGGTCGGGGAGGTGCCGGACACGGGCCCGCACGGAGCGCGGATCGACCGCTGA
- a CDS encoding LacI family DNA-binding transcriptional regulator, whose product MARSSGSTGPTLAVVAREAGVSVPTASKVVNGREDVAPETRRRVTEVLDRLGYIRRQRCEAPKPTAIVDLVVHSLDSAWSGAVLHGAAEAAHEAGLEVVVSAAATRSRGGRLEYGWPEKLYARGSSGVLFHLIELAPAQHSWLDERRIPFVLIDPANDPPPGVPSVAAANWQGGMAATEHLIGLGHRRIAVIGGLGRAVRDGGRVAGYRSAMAAAGLPVPSAYVRYGEISEAGARHRMGELLDLPEPPTAVFVCSDQMVPGVYQAVRGRGLRVPRDISVVGFDDLPQARWITPALTTVRQPLSEMAGAALRTLLRLMTGEVPEAIRTELSTRLMIRSSTAPPLRARL is encoded by the coding sequence ATGGCTCGTTCCTCGGGATCGACGGGCCCCACGCTGGCGGTCGTCGCCCGTGAGGCGGGTGTGTCGGTGCCGACCGCGTCGAAGGTGGTCAACGGCCGGGAGGACGTCGCCCCCGAGACCCGCCGCCGGGTCACCGAGGTCCTGGACCGCCTGGGGTACATCCGCAGGCAGCGCTGCGAGGCGCCCAAGCCGACCGCGATCGTCGATCTGGTGGTGCACTCGCTCGACAGCGCCTGGTCGGGGGCGGTACTGCACGGCGCTGCCGAGGCCGCGCACGAGGCGGGCCTCGAGGTGGTGGTCTCGGCCGCGGCCACCCGAAGTCGCGGCGGCCGGCTCGAGTACGGCTGGCCGGAGAAGCTGTACGCCCGGGGCAGCTCGGGTGTGCTCTTCCATCTCATCGAGCTCGCCCCCGCCCAGCATTCCTGGCTCGACGAGCGGCGGATCCCGTTTGTGCTGATCGACCCCGCGAACGACCCGCCGCCCGGGGTGCCGTCCGTGGCGGCCGCCAACTGGCAGGGCGGGATGGCCGCGACCGAGCACCTCATCGGGCTGGGGCACCGCCGGATCGCGGTGATCGGCGGTCTGGGGCGGGCGGTGCGCGACGGCGGCCGGGTCGCCGGATACCGTTCGGCGATGGCGGCGGCCGGGTTGCCGGTGCCGTCCGCGTATGTGCGCTACGGCGAGATCAGCGAGGCCGGAGCGCGCCACCGGATGGGTGAGCTGCTGGATCTGCCCGAGCCGCCCACGGCCGTCTTCGTATGCTCCGATCAGATGGTGCCGGGTGTGTACCAGGCGGTCAGGGGGCGGGGCCTGAGGGTGCCGCGGGACATCAGCGTCGTGGGCTTCGACGATCTTCCGCAGGCCCGCTGGATCACGCCCGCGCTGACGACGGTCCGTCAGCCGCTGTCGGAGATGGCGGGCGCGGCGCTGCGCACACTGCTGCGGCTGATGACCGGCGAGGTGCCGGAGGCCATCCGGACCGAGCTGTCCACCCGGCTCATGATCCGGTCAAGTACCGCTCCGCCACTCCGCGCTCGCTTATGA